The Exiguobacterium aurantiacum DSM 6208 genome includes a window with the following:
- a CDS encoding sulfite exporter TauE/SafE family protein, whose protein sequence is MALLSFLLLGTLIGILSGFFGIGGGILLTPLLLVFGYEASAAIALSLMLTLGSTTAGTISHIKLKNVNRKHALLIGGFGIVGTWVATPLVFYLETLDGAKPVISLAYIALLTYFAISFFRSKQHVEGSVGSESVPRIGFIGLFGGFISSLMGVSGGFVLTPLQVKLLNTEMKRAVGTSIAAALFIVLSGVVSYAIAGADTNYWHGLALIAGAMIGSPIGAKQLQRFSSQLVKKALGGFYVAVALSVALNLLGFNDVSLGLLVVLALTFIVALFVRPKKRG, encoded by the coding sequence ATGGCATTACTATCGTTTCTACTGCTCGGGACGCTCATCGGGATTTTGAGCGGATTTTTCGGCATCGGGGGCGGGATCCTGCTCACGCCGCTCCTCCTCGTCTTCGGTTACGAGGCGAGTGCGGCCATCGCGCTCAGTCTCATGCTCACGCTCGGGTCGACGACGGCGGGGACGATCTCACACATCAAACTGAAGAACGTCAACCGAAAGCACGCCCTCTTAATTGGCGGATTCGGGATTGTCGGGACGTGGGTGGCGACACCGCTCGTGTTCTACTTAGAGACGCTCGACGGAGCGAAACCGGTCATCTCGCTCGCCTATATCGCGCTCTTAACGTATTTTGCGATCTCGTTTTTCCGTTCGAAACAACACGTCGAAGGGAGCGTCGGCTCCGAGTCGGTGCCGCGCATCGGGTTCATCGGACTGTTCGGCGGCTTCATCTCGTCGCTCATGGGCGTCAGTGGTGGCTTCGTTTTGACACCGCTGCAAGTGAAACTGCTCAACACGGAGATGAAACGCGCCGTTGGTACGAGTATCGCGGCAGCGCTGTTCATCGTCTTGTCCGGTGTCGTCAGTTATGCGATTGCCGGGGCTGACACGAACTATTGGCACGGCCTCGCGCTCATTGCCGGCGCGATGATCGGCTCTCCGATTGGTGCGAAGCAGTTGCAACGGTTCAGTTCTCAACTCGTGAAAAAAGCGCTCGGCGGCTTTTATGTCGCCGTCGCGCTTAGCGTCGCGTTGAACTTGCTCGGCTTCAATGACGTCTCGCTCGGACTGCTCGTCGTCCTCGCGCTTACGTTCATCGTGGCGCTGTTCGTACGGCCGAAAAAAAGAGGTTAA
- a CDS encoding biotin transporter BioY has translation MKIKDITQIAIGAALLASIGSVAIPIGPVPITLQMLGIMTVASILGAKKGSLAVVVYLLLGMIGLPVLSGSGGLAPFVGPTVGYLLAFPIAAYLIGYFSEQHRSFPALVTYNVVFGLGLVYLLGSLGLQVMLGLSFIDALTVNIPFLIGDTLKALLAAFLAMKVTANKQVQRSLAS, from the coding sequence ATGAAAATCAAAGACATTACGCAAATCGCCATCGGCGCGGCCCTTCTCGCGAGCATCGGCTCGGTCGCCATCCCGATCGGACCGGTCCCGATCACGCTCCAAATGCTCGGCATCATGACGGTCGCCTCCATCCTCGGTGCGAAGAAGGGATCGCTCGCCGTCGTCGTCTATTTATTGCTCGGGATGATCGGCCTTCCGGTGTTGAGTGGCTCCGGCGGCCTCGCCCCGTTCGTCGGCCCGACGGTCGGTTACTTGCTCGCGTTTCCGATCGCGGCCTATTTGATCGGTTATTTTTCTGAACAACACCGCTCCTTCCCGGCGCTCGTGACGTACAACGTCGTCTTTGGCCTCGGTCTCGTCTACCTTCTCGGTAGCCTAGGGTTGCAAGTGATGCTCGGGTTGTCGTTCATAGACGCCTTGACGGTGAATATCCCGTTCCTTATCGGGGATACGTTAAAAGCGTTGCTCGCGGCGTTTTTGGCGATGAAAGTAACGGCCAACAAGCAAGTGCAGCGCTCGCTCGCGTCTTGA